A stretch of Rhizobium sp. TH2 DNA encodes these proteins:
- a CDS encoding Gfo/Idh/MocA family protein: MIKTVKVAVIGAGFMGSMHASIFSSDPRAELVAVVDRDTARGQALVESIGKDLRVYASHEELLAAETLDLVSICTPDHLHLEPALAIAAKGVNLFIEKPIASTIEDGRRIVEACKAANVKLGVGYLLRFDPRYYKARELIEAGKIGKPIHLYARRNSARTEGPKRYAGTLPLAMHVTVHDVDMVLWMLKGQTPVTAYAQQTDILLGEMGTQDTIAGVVRFSGGTVVTFESAWSLPAGTRHMIDARLELIGTEGSFEVQCGDSGLYFADNQSSQEIDTQHWPEIGGKIGGDLRQQLSSVLDWVNGVECQVATGEEALRSLELTQALVKSAETGEVQRL; this comes from the coding sequence ATGATCAAGACAGTCAAAGTTGCCGTTATCGGTGCCGGGTTCATGGGTTCGATGCACGCTTCGATCTTCTCGAGCGATCCCCGTGCCGAATTGGTCGCAGTAGTAGATCGCGACACCGCGCGCGGTCAGGCCCTGGTGGAATCCATAGGCAAAGACCTCCGCGTCTATGCCTCGCACGAAGAGTTGCTCGCTGCGGAGACGCTTGACCTGGTCAGCATCTGCACCCCAGACCACCTGCATTTGGAGCCCGCGCTGGCGATCGCCGCCAAGGGCGTCAATCTCTTCATCGAGAAGCCGATCGCGTCCACGATCGAAGACGGACGTCGGATCGTCGAAGCCTGCAAGGCTGCTAATGTGAAGCTCGGCGTCGGATACCTCCTTCGCTTCGACCCGCGCTATTATAAGGCGCGCGAACTGATCGAAGCGGGGAAGATCGGCAAGCCGATCCACCTCTACGCCCGCCGCAACAGCGCCCGCACCGAGGGTCCCAAGCGCTATGCCGGCACTCTCCCACTCGCCATGCATGTCACTGTGCACGACGTCGACATGGTGTTGTGGATGCTCAAGGGGCAGACCCCCGTCACCGCTTACGCGCAACAGACCGACATTCTGCTGGGCGAGATGGGCACACAGGACACCATCGCTGGCGTGGTGCGTTTCTCTGGCGGCACGGTGGTGACATTCGAAAGCGCGTGGTCGCTGCCCGCCGGGACGCGTCACATGATCGACGCCCGCCTCGAACTGATCGGCACCGAGGGTTCGTTCGAGGTGCAGTGCGGCGACAGCGGCCTCTATTTCGCCGACAACCAGAGCTCCCAGGAAATCGACACCCAGCATTGGCCGGAAATCGGCGGCAAGATTGGCGGCGACCTCCGCCAGCAGCTTTCGAGCGTGCTGGACTGGGTCAACGGCGTCGAATGCCAGGTCGCTACGGGCGAAGAGGCACTGCGCTCGCTCGAGTTGACCCAGGCGCTCGTGAAATCGGCCGAAACCGGGGAGGTGCAACGCCTCTAA
- a CDS encoding N-acetylmannosamine-6-phosphate 2-epimerase, with protein sequence MNIIEKMRGKLVVSCQAAETSPLNATEHIVALARAAVLGGAQGVRIEGVRNVKAVRSAISEPIIGITKISQAGSDIYITPTLEDVRSLAEAGADVIAFDATDRSRPVSVAEMLSEIRRLGKSSMADISTLEEAQDAVASGADFVGTTLSGYTPYTTPTDAPDFTLMADLAAANVPFVAEGRIWEPAQAQRAIALGAMFVVVGSAITRPDEITKRFADAIACERR encoded by the coding sequence ATGAACATCATCGAAAAAATGCGAGGCAAGCTCGTCGTGTCGTGTCAAGCGGCGGAGACCAGCCCCCTCAACGCCACAGAGCATATCGTGGCACTTGCCCGCGCGGCCGTCCTGGGTGGCGCTCAGGGCGTGAGGATCGAAGGTGTAAGGAACGTCAAGGCGGTCCGAAGCGCCATCAGTGAGCCCATCATAGGCATAACGAAGATCAGCCAGGCCGGCTCTGACATCTACATCACGCCAACGCTTGAAGATGTACGGAGCCTCGCGGAGGCTGGTGCGGATGTTATCGCCTTCGACGCGACAGACCGCTCGCGACCTGTTTCCGTCGCGGAAATGCTGTCGGAAATCAGACGGCTCGGAAAATCCAGCATGGCTGATATCAGTACTCTGGAGGAGGCCCAAGATGCGGTCGCCTCGGGCGCGGATTTCGTCGGCACTACGTTGTCGGGATATACGCCCTACACGACCCCCACAGATGCCCCCGATTTCACGCTCATGGCGGACCTGGCGGCGGCAAATGTCCCCTTCGTCGCGGAAGGTCGGATTTGGGAGCCGGCGCAAGCGCAACGCGCCATCGCCCTCGGCGCAATGTTCGTCGTCGTCGGTTCGGCGATCACGCGTCCTGACGAAATTACCAAGCGCTTCGCTGACGCGATTGCCTGCGAGCGGCGCTGA
- a CDS encoding MurR/RpiR family transcriptional regulator — protein sequence MMHVDIQSQPSLIARIRSHAPNMTRALEKVATFVLADPQTVLYKSITELADEAESSEASVIRFCRELGYQGFQNFKLALAHELATFQQPPASAPGDMVQELVETARMALEETERLLDREVIERVSALLLAARHIEIFGVAASAITAQYLEYKLARLGIQAHIPRDSHLATMASATASPDDLYILISSSGSTIDTLRVAESAHARGAKVVAITNRTKSPLAAICDFKLLASSPETPLTGGAFPSKISQLLIVDTLANTITKLDPARLKTIKDTAESVSDRNI from the coding sequence ATGATGCACGTGGACATTCAATCACAGCCCTCGCTTATCGCGCGGATTCGATCTCATGCACCCAACATGACACGTGCCCTCGAAAAGGTCGCTACATTCGTATTGGCCGATCCTCAGACGGTGCTTTACAAAAGCATCACCGAGCTGGCGGACGAGGCGGAGTCGTCGGAAGCGAGCGTGATCCGGTTCTGCCGTGAACTCGGCTATCAAGGTTTCCAGAACTTCAAGCTGGCTCTCGCACACGAGCTCGCGACATTTCAACAGCCGCCAGCGAGCGCGCCTGGTGACATGGTGCAGGAACTTGTCGAGACCGCCCGTATGGCGTTGGAGGAGACAGAGCGGCTGCTTGACCGTGAGGTTATCGAACGCGTGTCGGCGCTGTTGCTAGCCGCTCGGCATATCGAAATCTTTGGGGTGGCGGCCTCCGCCATCACGGCGCAATATCTGGAATATAAACTCGCGAGACTCGGCATCCAGGCGCATATCCCGCGAGACTCGCATCTCGCGACCATGGCGTCTGCGACCGCCTCTCCGGACGATCTATATATCCTCATTTCAAGCTCCGGCTCGACTATCGACACCCTGCGCGTGGCGGAAAGCGCGCATGCGCGAGGGGCGAAGGTGGTGGCGATCACCAACAGAACCAAGAGCCCGCTGGCCGCAATCTGTGATTTCAAGCTACTTGCTTCGTCTCCCGAGACGCCGCTGACAGGCGGTGCTTTCCCGTCGAAAATCAGCCAGCTCCTTATCGTCGATACCTTGGCCAACACCATAACGAAGCTTGACCCGGCACGTCTGAAGACGATCAAGGACACCGCCGAAAGTGTGAGCGATCGAAACATCTGA
- a CDS encoding tyrosine-type recombinase/integrase produces MESDVVRTRRPWNKGILVGQKRPLQPKNVWSIRVRLEMSGATRELALFNLAIDSKLRACDLVRLRVEDLWSGSSIRDRATIIQKKTKRPVQFEVTEQTKVALVAWLPSVKRTGGSYLFPGRRRQSSHLSTRQYARSVHRWVRSIGLEASAYGTHSMRRTKAALIYKKTGNLRAVQILLGHTKLESTVRYLGIEIDDALRIAEQIEL; encoded by the coding sequence ATGGAGTCCGATGTCGTGCGTACCCGCCGTCCGTGGAACAAGGGCATTCTCGTAGGCCAGAAGCGACCGCTGCAGCCCAAGAACGTCTGGTCAATTAGAGTGCGCCTTGAGATGAGTGGCGCAACACGTGAGCTTGCCCTCTTCAACCTGGCCATCGACAGCAAGCTCCGTGCCTGTGATCTGGTCAGATTGCGCGTCGAAGACCTCTGGTCTGGGAGCTCGATCAGAGATCGCGCGACCATCATTCAAAAGAAGACAAAGCGCCCTGTCCAGTTCGAGGTAACGGAGCAGACAAAAGTCGCGCTCGTGGCATGGCTTCCGTCGGTCAAAAGAACGGGAGGAAGCTATCTCTTCCCCGGCAGACGCCGACAATCTTCTCATTTATCGACACGGCAATATGCGCGCAGCGTGCATCGCTGGGTCCGCAGCATTGGCCTTGAAGCGAGTGCCTATGGTACTCACTCGATGCGTCGAACGAAGGCAGCCTTGATCTACAAGAAGACTGGGAATCTGCGCGCCGTCCAAATCCTACTTGGCCACACCAAACTTGAGAGCACCGTCCGATATCTCGGTATCGAAATCGACGACGCGCTGCGGATCGCAGAGCAGATCGAGCTCTAA
- a CDS encoding NAD(P)/FAD-dependent oxidoreductase, translated as MPERIVIVGAGLGGARAALSLRERGFAGEITLIGDETHAPYDRPPLSKQALLDEPDPRLIAPLEALAQADITHIGGVRVDSIDRAQRCVILNNGISKRYDKLLLATGARPRMLPGLRRSERLLTLRTHDDAVAIRERLTPGARMIVIGGGFIGLELAATARWRGLAVTVIEGLPRLMARAVPAEIAAVMEARHREEGVEILLESAVAAVREKDDEIHVELQDGSVVAGEFAVVGIGAIPNDELAAQTGLLVDNGIAVDRFMRTSDPDIYAVGDCCSFPAAIFGDRRIRLESWRSAQDQGTLVAGNMLGGRKPFVDVPWSWSDQYDLTLQVAGLATTTTKSVRRDLGDGAFILFHLEDEGRIVAASGIGIGNAVGRDIRLAEMLIAAQAKPSMAALGSSNIKLKSLLAA; from the coding sequence ATGCCTGAACGTATCGTGATTGTGGGAGCGGGGCTTGGCGGCGCGCGCGCTGCGTTAAGCCTCAGGGAGCGCGGTTTTGCTGGAGAGATCACGCTCATCGGAGACGAAACTCACGCCCCATATGACCGGCCTCCGCTTTCAAAGCAGGCGTTGCTCGACGAGCCTGATCCGAGGCTGATCGCACCTTTGGAAGCGCTCGCTCAAGCTGACATCACGCATATTGGCGGAGTTCGTGTCGACAGCATTGATCGTGCACAGCGATGCGTGATCCTGAACAATGGCATAAGCAAACGGTATGACAAACTCCTGCTGGCCACTGGCGCACGGCCGAGAATGCTGCCTGGCCTCCGGCGATCCGAGCGACTGTTGACGCTGCGTACACACGACGACGCGGTTGCCATTCGAGAGCGCCTCACGCCAGGCGCACGCATGATCGTGATAGGCGGCGGCTTCATCGGTCTCGAGCTTGCCGCCACGGCTCGGTGGCGCGGGCTTGCGGTGACGGTCATAGAGGGGCTCCCGCGTCTCATGGCTCGGGCGGTGCCAGCGGAGATAGCAGCGGTCATGGAAGCACGACATCGCGAGGAAGGGGTGGAAATCCTGCTTGAGAGCGCAGTGGCTGCAGTCAGGGAGAAGGACGACGAAATTCACGTCGAACTCCAGGATGGAAGCGTTGTCGCAGGTGAGTTCGCTGTTGTTGGCATCGGGGCGATCCCGAACGACGAGCTCGCAGCGCAAACTGGATTGCTTGTCGACAACGGCATCGCGGTCGACCGCTTCATGCGAACCTCCGACCCGGATATCTATGCGGTAGGAGATTGCTGTTCTTTTCCCGCGGCGATTTTTGGGGACCGTCGAATTCGTCTTGAGTCATGGAGAAGCGCCCAGGATCAGGGTACGCTCGTCGCCGGAAACATGCTTGGTGGCCGCAAACCTTTCGTCGATGTTCCATGGTCATGGTCCGACCAATATGACCTGACGCTCCAGGTCGCGGGGCTTGCCACGACAACGACCAAAAGCGTCCGCCGTGATCTCGGCGACGGGGCATTCATTTTATTCCATCTCGAAGACGAGGGCAGAATTGTTGCGGCGAGTGGGATCGGCATAGGGAACGCCGTGGGTCGAGACATACGATTGGCCGAAATGTTGATCGCTGCTCAAGCGAAACCCAGCATGGCGGCATTGGGTTCTTCGAACATCAAACTCAAGTCGTTGCTGGCGGCGTGA
- a CDS encoding LacI family DNA-binding transcriptional regulator yields the protein MKQHLSHLYLRIGCLIQNDIEGTMSRPTIRDLANEAGVSVATVNRVLAGSSTVKPGTMQRVKDAARNIGFYGTGAIEGRIAAARPRFRFGFVLHQPSRAFYRNLGNAIEAASERVDGAVVSVEVAYIETLSPQNIAAKMLELAEHCDAIGVVAQVHPTIMQAVEAIEQMGKPVFALISQLATTGRVPYVGCDGWKIGRTAGWAFDHICKERGKLGILIGNPRYRCQEMNESGFRSYFREHATDFTLLEPLMTFESTAVAQEMTEKLIHENPDLKGLYVAGGGISGAIAGLRASGMAGKVVLVGYELMDSTREALLDGTMTFAIGHPLPKLADVTLDGMMRAASGKIESSNHTTVLPFEIFTCENI from the coding sequence GTGAAGCAACATTTGTCTCATTTGTATCTACGGATTGGCTGTTTGATACAAAATGATATTGAGGGCACGATGTCCCGACCAACAATTCGCGATCTCGCCAACGAGGCCGGTGTTTCCGTGGCAACGGTGAACCGCGTTCTCGCCGGTTCAAGCACCGTAAAGCCAGGTACCATGCAGCGCGTCAAGGATGCGGCGCGGAACATCGGGTTCTACGGCACGGGGGCCATCGAAGGGCGGATTGCGGCCGCGCGCCCCAGATTCAGGTTCGGTTTCGTGTTGCACCAGCCCTCCCGCGCTTTCTACAGAAATCTCGGCAACGCGATCGAAGCAGCGTCTGAACGGGTGGATGGCGCAGTGGTCAGTGTCGAAGTGGCCTACATCGAGACGCTCTCGCCGCAGAACATCGCCGCCAAAATGCTGGAACTCGCCGAACACTGCGACGCGATCGGCGTGGTCGCGCAAGTGCACCCGACGATCATGCAGGCCGTCGAGGCGATCGAGCAGATGGGCAAGCCCGTTTTCGCGCTTATCTCCCAGCTGGCGACCACGGGGCGCGTTCCCTATGTCGGTTGCGATGGATGGAAGATAGGCCGGACGGCTGGTTGGGCGTTCGATCACATCTGCAAGGAAAGGGGCAAGCTCGGCATCCTCATCGGCAATCCTCGCTACCGATGCCAGGAAATGAATGAGAGCGGTTTCCGGTCCTATTTTCGCGAGCATGCGACCGACTTCACGCTTCTTGAGCCTCTCATGACGTTCGAATCCACGGCTGTTGCGCAGGAAATGACGGAGAAGTTGATTCATGAGAACCCCGACCTCAAAGGCCTTTACGTCGCCGGGGGAGGAATATCTGGTGCGATAGCGGGTCTGCGGGCTTCCGGGATGGCAGGGAAAGTGGTTCTCGTCGGCTACGAACTCATGGACTCAACGCGGGAAGCGCTTCTTGATGGCACGATGACCTTTGCGATCGGCCATCCTCTCCCAAAGTTGGCGGATGTGACCCTTGACGGGATGATGCGCGCGGCCTCGGGAAAAATAGAATCCTCCAACCACACGACGGTTCTTCCATTCGAGATTTTCACATGCGAGAACATCTAA
- a CDS encoding sterol desaturase family protein: MDDLQYGTRNKRGDWAPNGKIEIAPFWRWPMSARALGAWLLEYLWPWNAFHMATTLAYWYFIIPDVETMKTLSWGWPVYLYVVNAAAIFVMYGAVEFFYYVKRKQSNRFKYNAKFPGDQPSDVFWFKSQNIDNFLRSFLITIPLWTVVEVTFLWCFANGYVPWLTWADHPLYLAALVFFAPMFHEGYFYMIHRLIHVPVLYKWIHSVHHNSVNPSPWSSLSMHPVEGFAYHSVAFIHLIIPSNPVVALFQLHVAGFGAINGHIGFEKLELTDEAALNSHAYTHYLHHKYFEVNYGDGIIPMDKVFGTWNDGTKEGEAIMNARFQKKKERMNAKNAAKA; this comes from the coding sequence ATGGACGATCTTCAGTACGGCACCCGCAACAAGCGCGGCGATTGGGCACCCAACGGCAAGATCGAAATCGCGCCTTTCTGGCGCTGGCCGATGAGCGCCAGGGCGCTGGGCGCGTGGCTGTTGGAATATCTGTGGCCGTGGAATGCGTTCCACATGGCGACGACATTGGCCTATTGGTATTTCATCATTCCCGACGTCGAGACGATGAAGACCTTGTCATGGGGTTGGCCAGTCTACCTCTACGTCGTGAACGCCGCAGCCATCTTCGTGATGTATGGTGCCGTCGAGTTCTTCTATTACGTCAAGCGCAAGCAGAGCAACCGCTTCAAATACAATGCGAAGTTTCCCGGTGACCAGCCGTCTGACGTCTTCTGGTTCAAGAGCCAGAACATCGACAACTTCCTTCGCAGCTTCTTGATCACCATCCCGCTGTGGACGGTCGTCGAAGTGACGTTCCTGTGGTGCTTCGCCAACGGCTACGTGCCCTGGCTGACCTGGGCCGACCATCCGCTCTACCTCGCAGCTCTCGTCTTCTTCGCACCGATGTTCCATGAGGGCTACTTCTACATGATCCATCGGCTGATCCACGTGCCTGTTCTCTACAAGTGGATTCACTCGGTCCACCACAACTCGGTGAATCCTTCGCCCTGGTCGTCGCTGTCCATGCATCCCGTCGAGGGCTTTGCCTATCATTCGGTGGCGTTCATTCACTTGATCATTCCGTCGAACCCTGTGGTCGCACTTTTCCAACTTCACGTCGCCGGCTTCGGCGCGATCAACGGCCATATCGGCTTCGAGAAGCTTGAACTCACCGACGAGGCCGCGCTGAACAGCCACGCCTACACCCACTACCTTCACCACAAGTATTTCGAGGTGAATTACGGCGACGGCATCATCCCGATGGATAAGGTTTTTGGCACCTGGAACGACGGCACCAAGGAAGGCGAGGCAATCATGAATGCTCGTTTCCAAAAGAAGAAAGAACGCATGAACGCCAAGAACGCGGCGAAGGCTTGA
- a CDS encoding substrate-binding domain-containing protein encodes MKSIKKIAAVLVASVALTVGIAGGASAAKIAIIGGMNSDQFWNKIKKGVDDARVVVEANGGTVDYLRMQSYDNFAADSADIIRTAISQRPDGIAVPDWVFESQDPAIKEAIAAGIKVILFNAGTLDKAKELGAINYIGSDEYVAGVASGEQLLKLGSKKGVCINTLPGTANIEARCKGMIDAMTKGGATAEQLPLPTTAFGDPAAISEAIKAYLLEKADVDGALTIGAGEADAAAVGIEQAAKTGTVKLGSFDFNEATLARIKDGKQAFAIDQQPYLQSLLAVTLLASHIDFGTMLPTAPILTGPGIVDSANVDATIAGVKIGAR; translated from the coding sequence ATGAAATCAATCAAGAAAATCGCAGCCGTCCTGGTCGCATCGGTCGCGCTGACCGTTGGTATTGCCGGCGGCGCATCGGCCGCGAAGATCGCCATCATCGGCGGCATGAATTCCGACCAGTTCTGGAACAAGATCAAGAAGGGCGTGGACGACGCCCGGGTCGTGGTCGAGGCCAATGGCGGGACCGTCGACTACCTGCGCATGCAGTCCTATGACAACTTCGCCGCCGACTCGGCGGACATCATCCGCACGGCGATCAGCCAGCGGCCCGACGGCATTGCGGTACCCGATTGGGTGTTCGAATCCCAGGACCCCGCAATCAAGGAAGCCATTGCCGCAGGCATCAAGGTTATCCTGTTCAATGCAGGTACGCTTGACAAGGCTAAGGAACTCGGGGCGATCAACTATATCGGCTCTGATGAATATGTCGCCGGCGTCGCGAGCGGTGAACAGCTTCTGAAGCTTGGCTCCAAAAAGGGCGTCTGTATCAACACACTGCCCGGCACGGCGAATATCGAGGCCCGTTGCAAGGGCATGATCGACGCCATGACCAAGGGCGGAGCCACGGCCGAACAGTTGCCGCTGCCGACCACGGCGTTTGGGGACCCGGCGGCGATCTCCGAGGCGATCAAGGCCTATCTCCTCGAAAAGGCTGATGTCGATGGCGCCCTGACCATCGGCGCCGGCGAAGCCGACGCTGCCGCTGTGGGTATCGAACAGGCCGCCAAGACAGGCACCGTCAAGCTCGGCTCCTTCGACTTCAACGAAGCCACGCTCGCCCGCATCAAGGACGGCAAGCAGGCGTTTGCCATCGACCAGCAGCCCTACCTCCAGTCACTTCTGGCCGTGACGTTGCTTGCGTCTCATATTGACTTCGGCACGATGCTGCCGACGGCCCCAATTCTGACCGGCCCTGGAATTGTCGACAGCGCCAACGTCGATGCGACCATCGCCGGCGTGAAGATCGGCGCTCGCTGA
- a CDS encoding ABC transporter permease — translation MVTNLFGNLLRRPEAGALIGLIGVLVFFVIVGGIEFLYPASIGSWVSRAASLGIIAIPVGLLMIAGELDISIGATITSGALITALVSGYFGQPIVVGMVAALAFGALVGLLNGYLVLRTGVPSFIVTLGTLFAVSGLLLGATVVITGTTSIALQAPQFAKTMFGGFFGPGFQVLVLWWIGITAAFVFFVHLSRYGNWIFAIGGDSVSARNAGIPTGRITILLFVLSSVCASFVGMSQAILFQSVQATPQLTLIFNTIIAVVVGGVLLTGGFGSVIGIFLGTITFAVVTQGIYYTDFDQTWSNMVIGILLLGAVLMNNTFRQLALSAATRKKGA, via the coding sequence ATGGTCACAAATCTTTTCGGAAATCTGCTTCGGCGACCGGAGGCCGGCGCACTGATCGGCCTGATCGGCGTGCTCGTGTTCTTCGTCATCGTTGGGGGAATCGAGTTCCTCTATCCGGCAAGCATTGGCAGCTGGGTAAGCCGGGCGGCATCACTGGGTATCATCGCCATTCCCGTAGGTCTGTTGATGATCGCAGGCGAACTCGATATTTCGATCGGCGCGACCATTACCTCGGGCGCTCTGATCACCGCGCTCGTCTCTGGCTATTTCGGCCAGCCGATTGTCGTTGGCATGGTGGCGGCGCTGGCGTTCGGCGCGCTGGTGGGGCTGCTCAACGGCTATCTCGTGCTAAGAACTGGCGTGCCATCCTTCATCGTGACACTCGGCACCTTATTCGCGGTATCTGGCCTGTTGCTCGGGGCGACAGTAGTTATCACCGGCACAACCTCCATCGCGTTGCAGGCACCGCAATTCGCCAAGACGATGTTTGGAGGCTTTTTCGGACCGGGCTTCCAGGTCTTGGTCCTCTGGTGGATCGGCATCACCGCTGCCTTCGTTTTCTTCGTGCACCTGTCGCGCTATGGGAACTGGATTTTCGCCATCGGCGGCGACAGTGTGAGCGCGCGCAACGCGGGCATACCCACCGGACGGATCACGATCCTCCTCTTCGTCCTGTCCTCCGTCTGTGCGTCCTTCGTCGGCATGTCGCAGGCCATCCTTTTCCAGTCGGTGCAAGCGACGCCTCAGTTGACGCTGATCTTCAACACGATCATCGCGGTCGTCGTCGGCGGCGTACTGCTGACAGGGGGATTTGGCTCGGTCATCGGGATTTTTCTCGGAACGATCACTTTCGCTGTGGTGACGCAAGGCATCTATTACACGGACTTCGACCAGACCTGGTCCAACATGGTGATCGGCATATTGCTGCTCGGCGCAGTCCTGATGAACAACACGTTCCGCCAACTGGCGCTGAGCGCCGCGACCCGCAAGAAGGGAGCCTGA
- a CDS encoding ATP-binding cassette domain-containing protein — MNAPVLKLVNVSKSFGPIDVLEGINLEVRAGEVLCLLGDNGAGKSTLIKTMSGVHKPTSGEIWMDGDKVEFSSPRDASEKGIATVHQFGGTFPLMSIGRSFFVGVEPTKGWGPFKIYDRKTANAVAVKAVRDFGITRIDDGDRLVGGLSGGERQSLAIARAVHFGARLLILDEPTAALGVKQATHVLRIVNEAKRRGLAVVFITHQVMHAMAVGDHFAVLIRGAVAADFRKGERSREEITDLMAGGETMASLEAEIESQMNSHGGAHHVAAAE, encoded by the coding sequence ATGAACGCTCCAGTTTTGAAACTTGTGAATGTCAGCAAATCCTTCGGTCCGATCGACGTCCTCGAAGGCATCAATCTCGAAGTCCGCGCCGGCGAAGTGCTCTGTCTGCTCGGCGACAACGGTGCGGGCAAGTCGACGCTCATCAAGACGATGTCCGGCGTGCATAAGCCGACATCGGGCGAGATATGGATGGACGGCGACAAGGTCGAGTTCAGCTCGCCGAGGGACGCATCCGAAAAAGGTATCGCGACCGTGCACCAGTTCGGTGGCACATTCCCGCTTATGTCGATCGGCCGCTCGTTCTTTGTCGGCGTCGAACCGACCAAGGGCTGGGGGCCATTCAAAATCTATGACCGCAAGACGGCGAACGCTGTCGCGGTCAAGGCGGTTCGTGACTTCGGCATCACCCGGATCGACGATGGCGACCGACTGGTCGGCGGTCTGTCCGGCGGCGAGCGCCAGTCGCTGGCAATCGCTCGTGCTGTCCATTTCGGTGCGCGCCTGCTGATCCTCGACGAGCCAACGGCAGCGCTGGGCGTCAAGCAGGCGACGCACGTCCTGCGCATCGTCAACGAAGCAAAGCGGCGTGGACTCGCAGTCGTCTTCATTACCCATCAAGTGATGCATGCCATGGCAGTTGGCGATCACTTCGCTGTTCTTATTCGTGGTGCTGTTGCCGCTGATTTCCGGAAGGGCGAGCGCTCGCGAGAAGAGATCACTGATCTGATGGCAGGCGGAGAGACGATGGCGTCTCTGGAAGCTGAGATCGAAAGCCAGATGAACTCGCACGGCGGCGCGCACCACGTCGCTGCTGCAGAATGA
- a CDS encoding MocE family 2Fe-2S type ferredoxin, with protein MSQWIEACGTEDVETEELIRFDYQGRTFCVYRSPDDKFFCTDGICTHEKVHLAQGLVMDYTIECPKHNGVFDYRTGEAVRMPACVNLKTFPVKVENDRVFIEI; from the coding sequence ATGTCACAATGGATCGAAGCCTGTGGCACGGAAGATGTCGAAACCGAGGAACTGATCCGGTTCGATTACCAGGGTCGGACGTTCTGCGTCTATCGCAGCCCCGATGACAAGTTCTTCTGCACCGATGGCATCTGCACCCATGAAAAGGTCCACCTCGCTCAAGGCTTGGTCATGGACTACACGATCGAATGCCCCAAGCATAACGGGGTCTTCGATTATCGCACGGGCGAAGCCGTTCGCATGCCCGCCTGCGTGAACCTCAAGACTTTCCCCGTCAAGGTCGAGAACGACCGCGTTTTCATCGAGATTTGA
- a CDS encoding TIM barrel protein, translating to MAPSFELAACAEMIWRDRPIEWRASRLKEMGFGVGLWNWPEHDLARLEATGATFTIMNGYLRGRLTDDDGAAELLETARETAQIGKRLGLQRLNLHGTGLGDGGLPLQPIEVVTGAMWLKARDTLRRIVDMAEEEDVTFTLENLNLPVDHPGVPFGRAEDTLALVSSINHPRLRLNLDLYHAQIGEGNLIELCRRSLPWIGEIQVADVPGRCEPGTGEVNWHGIAKALKAMGYAGPVGMEAFASGDPETALEAFRNAFTV from the coding sequence ATGGCCCCCTCATTCGAACTCGCCGCCTGCGCCGAAATGATCTGGCGCGATCGCCCCATCGAATGGCGCGCGAGCCGCCTCAAGGAGATGGGGTTCGGCGTCGGTCTGTGGAACTGGCCGGAGCACGACCTCGCCAGGCTGGAAGCCACCGGCGCGACCTTCACCATCATGAACGGCTATCTGCGCGGCAGACTGACGGACGATGACGGCGCGGCTGAGCTTCTGGAGACGGCCAGAGAAACCGCCCAGATCGGCAAGCGACTTGGACTCCAAAGGCTGAACCTTCATGGCACAGGCCTCGGAGACGGCGGATTGCCCTTACAGCCCATCGAGGTTGTGACAGGTGCAATGTGGCTCAAGGCCCGCGATACGCTCCGACGCATCGTCGATATGGCCGAGGAAGAGGACGTCACTTTCACACTGGAAAACCTCAACCTGCCCGTCGACCATCCGGGCGTTCCGTTCGGACGAGCAGAGGACACGCTTGCCTTGGTCTCAAGCATCAACCATCCGCGACTGCGGCTCAATCTCGATCTCTATCACGCGCAGATTGGCGAAGGGAACCTCATCGAGCTGTGCCGCAGGTCTCTGCCCTGGATCGGCGAAATCCAGGTCGCCGACGTTCCCGGCCGCTGCGAGCCCGGCACGGGCGAGGTCAATTGGCATGGCATCGCCAAGGCGCTCAAAGCGATGGGCTACGCCGGGCCGGTTGGCATGGAGGCTTTTGCCTCAGGTGATCCCGAGACCGCACTCGAAGCATTCCGCAACGCATTCACAGTCTGA